TCGCCGACACGGTGATGATCACAAACGGCACACCCAACACCGCATGCACCACGATCAGCGAGAAGAAGCTGTTACCCAGGCCCAGCGGCGCAAAGAACAGGTAGCTGGCCACGCCGATGATCACCACCGGTACCACCATCGGCGAAATCACCAGCGCCATCACCAGCGCCTTGCCGGGGAAATTGCCACGGGTCAGGCCAATCGCTGCCAATGTGCCGAACACCATCGCCAGCAGCGTGGCCGCCGGGGCGACGATGATGCTGTTCTTCAGCGCACGCATCCACTCGGCCGAGGCGAAGAAATCCTGGTACCAATGCAGCGAGAAACCTTGCAGCGGGTACACCAGGAAACTGCCGCTGTTGAACGACAGCGGGATGATCACCAGCACCGGCAGAATCAAAAACAATAGGATCAAGCCGCAGAGGATCCGCAAGCTGTAGAACCAAACCCGCTCAACGGGCGACATATAAGGGCTCAGCATCGCAAGGTCTCCTCAGCTCAGGCGCAGGCGGCTGGCGCCGACCAGACGGTTGTAGATCAGATACAGCACCACGGTCGCCAGCAGCAACAAGCCGCCCAACGCCGTCGCCATGCCCCAGTTGATGCTGGTGTTGGTATAGAAGGCCACGAAGTAGCTGACCATCTGGTCGTTCGGGCTGCCCAGCAAAGCCGGGGTGATGTAGTAACCAATCGCCAGGATGAACACCAGCAGGCAACCGGCGCCCACACCGGCGTAGGTCTGTGGGAAATATACGCGCCAGAAACTGGCGAACGGGTGGCAGCCCAGGGAAATCGCCGCACGCATGTAGGTCGGCGAGATGCCTTTCATCACGCTGTAGATCGGCAGGATCATGAATGGCAACAGAATGTGCACCATGGAGATGTAGACGCCGGTGCGGTTGAACACCAGTTCCAGGGGCTTATCGATCAGGCCCATGCCCATCAGCGCGCTGTTGATCAGGCCGCCGGACTGCAACAGCACGATCCACGCAGCCACTCGCACCAGGATCGAGGTCCAGAACGGCAACAGCACCAGAATCATCAGCAGGTTGCTTTTACGCGCCGGCAAGTTGGCCAGCAGATACGCCAACGGGTAGGCCAGCAGCAGGCAGATAACAGTGATCACCAGGCCCATCCAGAAGGTGCGGGCGAAGATGTCCAGGTAGATCGCCTGGTCCGGAGTGGCCGGGGCCACTTCGCCGAGGTCGTCGATACGGTGATCCACGGCCGCCAGCAGGTAGAACGGTGTCAGGCTGCTGGTATTGCGCCGGATCGCCTGCCAGTACGCCGGGTCGCCCCAGCGTTCGTCGAGGGTTTCCAGCGCTTCTTTATAAGAGGCCGGCGCTTCGGTAAACGGCAGCGCCCGCGCAGTTTTGGTCAGCAGGCTGCGATAGCCGGCCAATTCCATGTTCAAGCGTTTGGACAGGTCGCCCAGGGTCTGGTTTTTGCGTGCCTCGCCCAAGTCCTCACTGAGGGCCTGGTACACCGGCTCGCCCGGCAGGCCACGGCCGTCCCAGGCAGTCACCGCCACCACGGTACGCGGTAAACCGCCCACCACTTCCGGATTGCCGACGCTCTTGAACAGCAGTGCGACGATCGGCACCAGAAACACCAGCAGCAAGAACAGCACCAGCGGCGCAATCAAGGCCTGGGCCTTCCAGCGATTGAGCCGCTCGGCACGCGCCAGGCGCTGCTTGAGGGTGGGGATGGCGATGGCCATGGCAAACTCCGGATCTTGAAGAGAAATGCAGATCTCCTGTGGGCGGGGGCTTACCCCTCCCACAGGGGTTAGGCGGTGTTATTTAGCGGCCCAGGAGTTGAAGCGCTGCTCCAGTTGCTCACCGTTATCCGCCCAGAAGCTCACGTCGATCTGCACCTGGTTGGCGATGTTCTCTGGGGTAGTCGGCATGTCCTTGAGGATGTCCTTGGCCAGCAACGGCACGGCTTGGGTGTTGGCCGGGCCGTAGGCGATGTTTTCCGAGTAGGTCTTCTGTTGCTGCGGCGCGACCGAGAAGGCGATGAATTTCTTCGCTGCTTCTGCACGCTCCTTGGCCAGGCCTTTTGGAATCGCCCACGCGTCGAAGTCGTAGATGCCGCCGTTCCACACCACTTTCAGGTTGCTTTCTTTTTGCACCGCAGCGATGCGACCGTTGTAGGCCGAGCTCATCACCACATCACCCGAGGCGAGGTACTGCGGCGGCTGTGCGCCGGCTTCCCACCACTGGATCGACGGTTTGAGTTCGTCGAGCTTCTTGAACGCACGGTCCTGGCCATCTTTGCCAGCCAGCACTTTGTACACGTCCTTCGGCGCTACGCCGTCGGCCATCAACGCGAACTCCAGGGTGTACTTGGCGCCTTTGCGCAGGCCGCGCTTGCCCGGGAATTTCTTGGTGTCCCAGAAATCCGCCCAGCTGGTTGGCGCGGAGGCCAGTTTGTCGGCGTTGTACGCCAGCACCGTCGACCATACGAAGAAGCCCACGCCGCACGGCTGGATCGCGCCCTTCACGTAGTTGGCGCTGTCGCCGAACAGTTTCGGGTCGAGCGGTTCGAACATGTCTTCGTCGCAACCGCGCGACAGCTCCGGCGATTCCACTTCGACCAGGTCCCAGGACACGCTCTTGGTGTCGACCATGGCTTTGACCTTGGCCATCTCACCGTTGTACTCACCGGCGACGATCTTGCCGTTGCCCGCGCTTTCCCACGGTGCGTAGAAGGCCTTGACCTGAGCCGCCTTATTCGCGCCGCCGAAGGACACGACCGTCAGGTCCGGGCCCGCCATGGCCTGTGTCGCGCCCATCAAGCTCAATGCCAGAACGGAATACTTCAAGGAACTCAACATTGTTGTTCTCTCCACGTGCAGGGTTGGTGAAGCCATGGGGGCGATCAATTCGCCTCTAGAAGTGGGTCGAGTGCGCGAACGTGCTCGACTTGCCAGCCAATCGGTACCACGTCGCCGACCGCCAGGGCTGGATCCAGCTCGGCAATCGGTTGTTTCACAAAAAAATCGGCCTTGCCGCAGACTTCCAGGCGTACACGCACGTGGTCGCCCAAGTAGATGAATTCGGCCACCCGCCCAGAGAAGCGGTTGACGCAGCTCTCGCTGGAGCCATTGAGACTGACCCGCTCCGGACGCACCGACAGCGTCACCGGGCCGCCGATCTGGCCGACGTTGATCGCCAGCGCCTCGACCTTCTCGCCCCGCGCCAGCTCCACCACGCAGCGCTCACCGGTGTGGCTGTGCAGACGACCATTGAGGCGGTTGTTCTCGCCGATGAAGTTGGCGACGAAGGTATTCTTCGGTTCTTCATACAAAGTGCGTGGCGGAGCGATCTGTTGGATCTCGCCTTGGTGGAACACCGCCACACGATCAGACATCGTCAGCGCTTCACCCTGGTCGTGAGTCACGTACACCACGGTGACGCCGAGGCGTTGGTGCAGGTGCTTGATCTCCATCTGCATGTGTTCGCGCAGTTGCTTGTCGAGGGCGCCGAGAGGTTCGTCCATCAGCACCAACTGCGGTTCGAACACCAACGCACGGGCCAGGGCCACGCGCTGTTGCTGGCCGCCGGAGAGTTGTGCCGGATAGCGCTGGGCGAAGGCGTCGAGCTGGACCATGCTCAGCACGCGCTTGACCCGCTCGCTGACATCGGTCTTGCTCAAGCCGCGCACAGACAAGGGAAACGCCAGGTTCTCGGCCACGGTCATGTGCGGGAACAGCGCGTAGTTCTGGAACACCATGCCGATATCGCGCTTGTGCGGCGGCACGTTGTTGATGGAACGCCCGGCCAGCAGGATCTCGCCAGCGGTCGGCGTTTCAAAGCCGGCGAGCATCATCAGGCTGGTGGTCTTGCCCGAACCCGAAGGCCCGAGCAGGGTGAGGAACTCGCCCTTGCGAATCTCCAGGTTGAGGTCTTTGACGATCAGGTTCTCGCCGTCGTAGCTCTTTTGCACGCCACGAAAGCTGACCAGTACATCATTTGAATCCACCTCGCTCATACCCGCACCTTTGTGTTTTGGACTGCTGTGGCACAAGCGTAGTCCAGGGGCGAGGCCCCGGAAATCGGGGGCCAGGAGAGAATTGCATCAGCCGGATGGAAGGTTGGGGGTAGGGATTGCCCTACACGGATGGCGGGCACTGGACAGTGCAGCGCCAAGGAGCGAGCTGCAAGTGGCAAGAATGGGCGCGACGACGTTTTGTGGGGCGTCGCAAATAGATATGTCGCTACAGAAGTTTGTGCTCCATGGCGTACTTCACCAGTTCAGCCAGGGAGGTGATATTGAGCTTTTGCATCAGGCGCGCCTTATGGGTGCTGATGGTCTTGCTGCTCAGCGCCAGTTGCTGGGCGATGTCATTGACGTTGGCGCCCTGGGCCAGGCGCTCGAACACCGAAAACTCACGCTCTGAGAGCAGCGAGTGCAACGGCCGGGCATCGGTGAGGCCGACTTCGAAGACCATGCGGTCGGCCAGGTCCGGGTCGATGTAGCGCCCGCCCGCCGCGACCTTGCGAATCGCCGTGAGCAACAGCGCCGGGTCGCTGTCCTTGGTCGCATAACCGGCAGCACCGACCTTCAGGGCACGGGCGGCCATTTGCGCTTCGTCGTGCATCGACAGCACCAGGATCGCTGGCGGATTGTTCAGCGCGCGAATCCGCGCAATCGCTTCCAGGCCATTGACGCCGGGCATCGAGATGTCCAGCAACACCACCTCGCACGGCACATGACGCAACGTGTCCAACAACTGTTCGCCATTGCTCGCCTCGCCGACGACCAACAGGTCTTTGGCCAGGCCGATCAATTGCTTGATGCCTTCACGAACGATGGTGTGGTCTTCGGCTACCAGTACGCGGATCACAGGGACTTCCTCTTGGCGTTATGCATCCAGCGGCACCGTCACACTCAGGGTGGTGCCCTCCCCCAACTCACTGTGCAGGCTCAACTGCCCGCCCATGATCAACACCCGCTCGCGCATGCCGACCAAGCCAAACGAGACCGCACGGCCTTCCGGCTGGACGAAGCCG
The genomic region above belongs to Pseudomonas sp. S35 and contains:
- a CDS encoding response regulator transcription factor encodes the protein MIRVLVAEDHTIVREGIKQLIGLAKDLLVVGEASNGEQLLDTLRHVPCEVVLLDISMPGVNGLEAIARIRALNNPPAILVLSMHDEAQMAARALKVGAAGYATKDSDPALLLTAIRKVAAGGRYIDPDLADRMVFEVGLTDARPLHSLLSEREFSVFERLAQGANVNDIAQQLALSSKTISTHKARLMQKLNITSLAELVKYAMEHKLL
- a CDS encoding ABC transporter permease, with amino-acid sequence MLSPYMSPVERVWFYSLRILCGLILLFLILPVLVIIPLSFNSGSFLVYPLQGFSLHWYQDFFASAEWMRALKNSIIVAPAATLLAMVFGTLAAIGLTRGNFPGKALVMALVISPMVVPVVIIGVASYLFFAPLGLGNSFFSLIVVHAVLGVPFVIITVSATLQGFNHNLVRAAASLGASPLTAFRRVTLPLIAPGVISGALFAFATSFDEVVVTLFLAGPEQATLPRQMFSGIRENLSPTIAAAATLLIAFSVLLLLTLEWLRGRSEKLRTAAV
- a CDS encoding ABC transporter permease, yielding MAIAIPTLKQRLARAERLNRWKAQALIAPLVLFLLLVFLVPIVALLFKSVGNPEVVGGLPRTVVAVTAWDGRGLPGEPVYQALSEDLGEARKNQTLGDLSKRLNMELAGYRSLLTKTARALPFTEAPASYKEALETLDERWGDPAYWQAIRRNTSSLTPFYLLAAVDHRIDDLGEVAPATPDQAIYLDIFARTFWMGLVITVICLLLAYPLAYLLANLPARKSNLLMILVLLPFWTSILVRVAAWIVLLQSGGLINSALMGMGLIDKPLELVFNRTGVYISMVHILLPFMILPIYSVMKGISPTYMRAAISLGCHPFASFWRVYFPQTYAGVGAGCLLVFILAIGYYITPALLGSPNDQMVSYFVAFYTNTSINWGMATALGGLLLLATVVLYLIYNRLVGASRLRLS
- a CDS encoding ABC transporter ATP-binding protein, whose protein sequence is MSEVDSNDVLVSFRGVQKSYDGENLIVKDLNLEIRKGEFLTLLGPSGSGKTTSLMMLAGFETPTAGEILLAGRSINNVPPHKRDIGMVFQNYALFPHMTVAENLAFPLSVRGLSKTDVSERVKRVLSMVQLDAFAQRYPAQLSGGQQQRVALARALVFEPQLVLMDEPLGALDKQLREHMQMEIKHLHQRLGVTVVYVTHDQGEALTMSDRVAVFHQGEIQQIAPPRTLYEEPKNTFVANFIGENNRLNGRLHSHTGERCVVELARGEKVEALAINVGQIGGPVTLSVRPERVSLNGSSESCVNRFSGRVAEFIYLGDHVRVRLEVCGKADFFVKQPIAELDPALAVGDVVPIGWQVEHVRALDPLLEAN
- a CDS encoding ABC transporter substrate-binding protein — its product is MLSSLKYSVLALSLMGATQAMAGPDLTVVSFGGANKAAQVKAFYAPWESAGNGKIVAGEYNGEMAKVKAMVDTKSVSWDLVEVESPELSRGCDEDMFEPLDPKLFGDSANYVKGAIQPCGVGFFVWSTVLAYNADKLASAPTSWADFWDTKKFPGKRGLRKGAKYTLEFALMADGVAPKDVYKVLAGKDGQDRAFKKLDELKPSIQWWEAGAQPPQYLASGDVVMSSAYNGRIAAVQKESNLKVVWNGGIYDFDAWAIPKGLAKERAEAAKKFIAFSVAPQQQKTYSENIAYGPANTQAVPLLAKDILKDMPTTPENIANQVQIDVSFWADNGEQLEQRFNSWAAK